TTTTCAACTTTACAAATCATTCCTGCCCTGGTTTAATCTCCCACATGTCTTCAAACAGCATCCTTGTTACTGAACAGGTGTAATAAATCcgtctttttcttctctttagatTGCCCTCCTCCACCTACCAGGCTGAAACATGAGTGGCTTGACCCGTTCACCATAAATGTGTCCTGGGAGAAACCCAGCGGTCTGCGGGACGGCAGAGAGATCAACTACAAATACAGCCAGATCAGGAATGGAGAATATAAggtaagaaataaaatcatcttTCTTTGTCAGGTTGGTAAAAAGTCTGCAGTTATCCCCTGTATTCTGATTTGACTTTCCTGCtttatatgaaaataaacacagagggCTCTATTGTACACTCAATTTGCACTGGTATCTATGCCCCAGCGCTCATGTTGTTTGAATAGCAAATTAACTTGATAAGTAACCTAACCCTGAGGTTTCAGCTGAGCTTCTTCTATCCTGAAGTTTAAAAATTGCCTTTTAAATGTCATGGAAAAGACTGGGATGGAACTGAACGATGATGTGGCTCGTCAGCCACATCATCGTTCAGTCTGTGCTGCTTTCTCAGATTTGATCAGCATCCGTAACACCAAGCTGAGTTTGGACCTGTTTCTAGGTTTAGCTTTGTATTTGTCCGACATATTTAGAAATCTAAATGTCAGCAGGTATGCTTAATGTACTTCCTTGTTCTGTCCGGTCCTTCCTCTACTAGTGAATATAACAgttgtttttaaacaaaagactGCTGAAATGAGGAAATGAAGATGCTCGATCATGTAGATGATACAAGCAGTTATgtaatttatcatgttttaagaAAGACAATCTTTATTCATGATCACCGGCAACAGCACCTCATATCACACATTTCTCAagtatcacaacagcatggctgaTGAGCATCTAAAGATGGCTTTAATGGGTAAACACTGTAATACAGTCATTTAGGGCAGCCAAGGTCAGGCTCGACAGCATCTTTTTTGTCCTGGCTGTATCCCCCCCTGGTGATACGCCTACGGACCCCCAGCGGTTTTCAGCACAATCAGAGGCTCATGGCATCCCAGACAATACCCTGACAGTGCTCACTCACCCCATCCatcccttactctgccctaaaggtgtggactttgttaggttttcaacagattattttccccatGACCCTGATAATATGCAATCCAGACATCCAGATCACAACCAGGGTTGTGCCAATCTTCTTTCCTGCCTGATCGGCCTCAGGCAGTCGTATTTGCCCTATCTGCACCCTACTTCAGccttttttggcccaaacatgcctaaaagttggACACACTGCTGTATGTCCGTGTAGAAGACACAAACCAGTATGTCAGGGGTtgtcaagtacatttgcacgagggccagatttagtcttgacagagactctgggggctggactttcaaatgatcaaaacttaaataaatattttggtctgattaacattaTTGCATTagtgtttgcattttctttCCAAATTCTGGAAAtgtttaggcattaccagtgagatctatctctaatatctataatgcagcaggccacaaggagacaggcctgcccacagaattggctgggcccctgaaaaccccagagaatggaccctccccagtttGGATTGAGCACCcatattaaatcatttttgacacttataaaccccttttcacaccACTTCATTTGtcaatttctgcaacatttttggctactctaaacccatttttgccactttttgcccattttgccactctttaacccctttttgcaactttgccatgctattttttttatttttttgacacttttaaccaattttttaaaataatttttgctcttttttgcctctttaagaAGATAAGTCCAGGCGGGCaaaatttaaccaaaaaatGTCTTAggttaacccaatttttgccattttttaacccttctCAAACCTATTTTCTTGCATATTGTATCCCTTTTATGACactattttatccatttttgccactttttaacccactgtatttactgtatttgcaccatttttggaattttaacccccctttttactttttgcaccttttttgcaactttttaaacccctttttgccacttttaacacccatttttaaaaacccttttttgcaccattcttgccactttttaacccccttccattgccactttttaacacccattttttacttttttcaccatttttgccactttttaacctcctttttgccactttttaacacccaattttttactttttttgctccattctgccactttttaaccacccACTTTAACTGTTTtgccctatttttgccactttttagcccgttttttttttttttttactttattttgcaacatgtttgacacttttaacccatttttgatactttttgcccttttttcctcctttaccagtttcatcacattttaacctcttttcaccacttttcctgccaattttgtCCCTTCGTGCCACTCCACAATCCATTTTGACCCTTATCACCAATTTGCATAATCAAGCAGCTGATAGCTGATGTTCATGATGCAACAGAAAGGGTGAGACCTGAACTCGAAGATTTTCATTGCATGAGCAGCAAAGTGGAGTATGGATTAAAGATTAAGGTGATGATGTGATGTTAAAACTGACCATGAAGCCTGATGCTCCTCTACAGTCATAAGATCAACAGATAAATAAAGACGGACACTGAAGAGACTGAAAGCAGAGAACACAGAAAGATGATGTGACTCATGATTAGGATGAAACATCGCACTATCGAATAGATGTGACCCCTGATGAGGATGTTGATCAGCTCTGCAGCTGGTCATCAGTATGTAAAGTTTCTCACACTTATGCTGAGTAAAAATTCTCCATTTGGTAAATTATCCTCTACTGTCAGTGCTCCAGACACAGACACAATTTGCACCTTATCTACTAAAAAGTCTGCACAATTGACATGAAGGGGCATCACATTAATCATGGTCGCAAGCAGAGCAGCGCCACCAGAAGACAGGGGTAGATCTTCTAAGATTTATTGCTCTGTGCTGATAGCACGAGTTTTGCACATGCAAATAGCTCcccttttgcaccttttcaaCTGAAAGATTTTTGCACTATTGACATGCAGGTGCAACCACGGTCATCATGAGTTTTTGCACTCAGATCACCAACTCCATATGACAGTGGGACAGACATGAAAcagaaaatacagttttcagGCAGAGAATTCAGTCCTGCAGAGGCATGCAGTGCATGTCGGCACATGAGTGTGGCTCAGagacttaatttaaaaaaaaagaaaaaaatgcactgatTATGCACTGGTGCCACAGCTGACGTCACAATATTACAGAAAAGACTTTATGATAAGATGAACTGATGGGTTTGAAATCCAGTCATTGGTCAGTTAGAGCTGAGAGGAGTTCTTTTGTGTGATATTACCCTTCCTGCTGCTCAACAGACTACAAACTTCACACCACAAGTTCACACAGATGTGATCTATAATCATAATGAACAGAGCAGTAGAGAGACATCCGTTTAGTGTGGAGAATGAAGAGGACAGAGGCATGTTTGTTACTAACAATTACACAGCACAGCGGTTTATTTGAGACAGCACCAGTCTGTTAATAGACACAGCAGTGTTCTTTGCACTCTGTTACAGCAAAACAGGATCATAGCAGGactaatatttatgttttcaccAAAACGCAGTGTGTAATGACAGTCCCTCTGTACATGCTCGCTCTCTCCCTTTTAAAACATCTGTCAgtgctgctgctctgtctgGGGCATGATTCAAAATCTTGGACTGTTTTTGTGCTGAAAATCAAAATATCTCACGCTGTGCTCTGACCTGCTCAccatctgtttttgttctttcttttttttttttgtttttttttttttttgtttttttttttttggtccaggAGGCATTAACAATTTACAGATAATAGCTCCATTCATTAACTGGACAAGATCTATGTCCCATTAAGGTCAAGGTCCTCTACTTAAACAATAAAGGAATTAacctcattttttattttttaataaatgtatttaaatcgtgaaaaaaagaaaatattaaaagaaaaaaagacattttctcatttaaaaataaaatggaaaaccGGAAAATTGATccgttttcttgttttttttttcttccatttcctttacaaaaatggaaaaaaaggaaaaaaaatatatatatagatatatatatctatatatgtagatatatatatagttatatctcTATATATATCTTAAAAAGGGGTCCATATTTAGTTCTTTTCATTACTTGTTTTCTTGTCTTAATGACATACTTGAGGAAATTTTAGGCATTTTAGCATATTTATTAGTAGagttgttctgattctgataccagtgttgGAAATACATGCAATACTGCTTAAAATACAGGTACTGGTATTGGTGAGTACAGGTGTTTATGCACCAACCCcataccttttctctgagttgcttggattgttcttttgtcttgatggtgtaatggtagcctgGCATACTGGACCTtttagacacaggtgtctttactgTGTTACTGTTGTGCTGTTCCATTGATGTTAAAAATGCTCAGTGaatttgtttttatctattataatccatgtttgatcatttattgctgctagcttgaatgctaactgctttaatgttttctgtttgtgagGGAacgtcagccaatggcaggctgttctgttatCATGGCATGCTGCCTGGATAGAGCATAACGGAGAGCGAGATAGATCCTGTGATGCAGCTCCCTGTCTCTTAATATTTAGCACTCAGAGTAATCAGCAGGACAAGCAGCTTTGAGGTTCATAGAGAGGCTGTGCATTGTGGTTCTATAtattgagccatgttctgagttcaGCCGATACCCCACACTCTGGTATAAGAATCATTAGTGGGAAGGAAATAATGGTATTGCTCTATCTCTGCTCATCAATGCACTTGTTGTTTTTCCCAGTCTGTGGCAGGTACAAAGTTGACACATTTCACAGACATTTGCCTAACAGAAGAGCCGGATTCTGATAGCTGGACGTACAGCGTTTGGACAGATGGAAGCCAGACCTGCAACAGTTCCAATGAGAGCACACGAGTCAACAAAACATTCACAAACCACAAACCGAGAGGtaagagagagcagaaaataTAAAGGAACAGTCATCCTGTGGTCTTACTTGATTCTTTAGTGTATGTGACCCTTTTGTTTCTGCACTGTACAGCCAAAGTGGTGAAGGACTTCAAATGCATCATTAGCGGCAATGAGTCAGAATGCTCCTGGATCCCAGTGAATCCCTCTCTGACCCTCAAGCTCTCCTACAGGTGAGAATCACATCCAGAATAAATGGGACACCACATGTCTCCAAATCTGTATTGCAGAGTTTCAGCGATGGTTGGTAAAATACCAgatttcaataataataataactttatttatatagcacttttaaaaacaggtgGTTAcgaagtgctttacacacagcaagagcaaaaactcagggaaaaataaccatcaacaatcagagcagaataggagctctgtaaaatcaaacaggaaGGGAAGAACATAATGTGGACATATAacaaggaaaaataacaaaaatgaaaatgacacaagTAGATCTTGAATGAGAGTTACAATTGAAgattataaaatctaaaatataatgGAGTCAGTGAAAAATAATGATTCCTATGATAATATTCTGAAAGATATGGTAGGATgtgggaggaggagaaagctaaatacatatattcaaacaaacaaccaaacagaTACATGAAGATAATGACGATAATGACAACATCACATCAGTGGGGATAAAAACGAAGATAAGATTCAAGACAGAAATGTAGTAGAAATGAGAACAGATAAGTACAATTTAGGTAGGTAAAGTAAAGTGATGATAAACAGGATTTCAATAAATACTCCTGTGATCTATCTAGAgcggtggttctcaacgtggAGGATTTGAGACACTCAGGGGGGGTCAccaaatgccttaaaaaataaaattttttttaagtgattcCAAACTGTTTACTTTACTCATTCTTAtgaaaatatgtgcaaaaaagtagtgaaatataaaataaacgTGGttatttggtgagatttatcctgaaatcaaagcaattttttgaaaaatctatAAAAGCTAAGCTTGTGCACAGAATTGACTGggaccctccccagctgtgatttattgatagcaTCAGTGCATGCTtgttagatcagtagcattggtgctagctatGATTGGGTTCTCATGTTGAAagaacttttttgccactttttaaccacttttcctacCTAATTTTGCAACtgttatttgccacttttcatcaattttacaCAATTTGGACCATTTCTTTTGGTCTTTTTACCTACTTTTGCCACACAACACCAACTTTGCCAAATGTTatcctgtttttatcacttttcccatcaatttttgccagttttaatacattttttgccacgttaaatcaatttttgtccaatttaaacccttcccaccacttttttctgcctgtttttgccacttctaaaccaattcttgccactttctgcctatcgcccactgttgccactattaaccccttttagcTCActgttgcccattttaaccacattttgctattttttatgcccattttttccagttttacctatttctgccaatatctgcctttttCTGCCCCAGTTAACTCATATTTGCCAGCTTgaaccactttttcccacttttgaaTCCTATATCAGCaaattttccattcatttttgctactttaaacccatttctgccacattttaatccccttttaccacttttaatgccttttttctgctttaaccagtttttaccattgtttgtttatgttttgccacttctgctacttttaaaattggATTTCACAATTTATgcaatttaaacccatttatcaattttaaacccattttaattctgttttttagaaaagggatttacatttttaagtttgctttccactgctttccacattattaagcaagtgacatttttctcttattttcctaaatatcaatgcaaatgacagagtatttttcaaggcatcagctgttagagcataattcagatgtttttgaacaaacttcataaccAAATCCTgacaaccattatttttttttttaaataaaacctcaaaatgcactgttccacattattaagcacgacagagttttaaaacattttataggttgtaaagaactgaaagtGGTCAGTTTTTTAATTGACAGCATttgggggtcatatttactgaaagcaaagctatttcaatcaaaaacatcttaacaggccaagttccatgttaacataggagcccttctttgatatcaccttcactattcttacatccattgaacttgtgagtttttggagagtttctgcttgaatttctttgcaggatgccagaatatcctcccatagctgctgttttgatgtgaactgcctccaccctcatagatctttagcttgaggatgctccaaaggttctcagtagggttgaggtcaggggaggatgggggccacaccatgagtttctctccttttatgcccatagcagccaatgacagaggtattctttgcagcatgagatggagcattgtcatgcttgaagataATTTtactacagaaggcactgctcttctttttgtaccatggaagaaagtggtcagtcaaaAACTCTATATACGtagccgaggtcattttcacaccttcagggaccctaaaggggcctaccagctctatcctcatgaatccggcccaaaacaggactctgccccctccttgctgacgtcctGGCCTttttgggacatggtggccatccaccaaccatccactactcttccatctggaccatccagggttgcacagcactcatcagtcaacaaaactgtttgaaaatgagtcttcacatatttctgggcccactgcatccatttctgcttgtgatcACTGGtcaggggtggctgaatagtaggtttatgcataactgcaagcctctggaggatcctacaccttgaggttggtgggactccagaggcaccagtagcttcaaatacctgtctgctactttgtaatggcattttagcagctgctctcttaatctgatgtatttgtatCTGCAGTGTGCAGTGTGCttatctgtgctctgaatcagccacaaattccttcacagtatgatgatcacgattaatttttcctgaaatgtcgaatgttttcattccttgtccaaggcattgcactatttgacacttctcggcagcagagatcctttttctttcctatattgctgaaacctgtggcctgcttaataatgtggaacttgtggaaaagtgcattttgaggtttttatttaaaaaaaaataaaagttatcattatgaagtttgttcaaaaacatttaaattatgctctatcggctgatgacttgaaaaatactctgactgttatttgcattgatattttggaaaataagagaaaaatgtcatttgcttaataatgtgaaaaGCGATATATACTTTTGGTTGGGCCatagaaagctctcccctttttccccccttacggacggccttgtctgtacatgactattcttgaatgtgcatggctgttcaaccaccttggTATAGTGGGGAGGCCTTTGTGGTCTTTAATGACCTGGGGAGATGATGTCCTAGAAATTTGAGTGATTAATGATGTGCATCCAGTGTCACAGGTGGTGGTTTTCTTATATAGTGAAGCAGATTCTAATGATATGTCTTCAATAAATACGCTCTTCCAAAGTGCAGAGTTTTCCAGTTCTTGAGGTTAGTTTCCTTGGTGATAGCTAGGGCTATCGGGGATACTTTGATGGATAAGAGGCTGAGGTTATTATTGGACGTGTCTCCTTGTAAATAATGATCAAAATCCATGTCATTGAATGTGTGGAGACCTATGAATATCTTTACTGACTCCAAACTGACCTGTAAGTGGAATTTTGAGGCAGTCTGTAAAAAGCCACATGAATGATAAGACTCTGCTTTCATGGTTAAGCTTTCTCTTTCATGGTTTGGCATGTCTTTTGAGACATAAACACCCTTAACCAAGTGCTAAAGTGTGCTTATGAGAGCATCTAGTGGTGGCAGGTGGAATTACACCATCTGTTCTTGCAGCACAACAAAACTACTACTAACTTCCTGAATGCCTTTTCTCTCCTCACAGGCTTTGTGGACGTTTTGAGGAACGTttgaaaggtttaaaaaaatgcacccATTTTAACAGCAGTGGAACGAGGATGGGCTGTCGTTTGAAAGTTGATGCTACAGAGAATGACATCTGTGTCCTGGTGGAGACAGATGCTGGAATGAGCACCTTTAAAGCAGCACTACGTAGGTGTTATCTTCATGAATTTTACGAGTCAACACCTTTCATTTTACCTTAATCTTGATTTTCATGATTTGCTTTCATGTGTTGGTAAACATATGTTGTATTCTTCTTCCTCAGAGATTCCTTCACCACCAATGAGCATCagagaagaggaaaatgaaCTCATCCTGACATGGAAACATCCAGGGATTGGGAAAGATTGTGAATGGAAATATGAAGTCTGCTACAAACGCTGCAACAAAGCTAGGGTGAGCTGTCTGATGGAGCCGTCAGCTCTGATTGTTCTCCTGCTTTTATGAAAAGAGGTGTTGTATGGCAGCTGAGAGGTTAATTCACAAATAATAGATTGCAGATGCTGCTTTGGTTATTCTTAAAGCATATTGTCCTGCTGATATTCCAGTGTAGACACATCCTTAAAATGAAGCAGCCTGGAGCAGTCTATTATTTGTCTGGGAGGTGTCAGGactctttcttctctttcatcTGAGAGATCTGCACTCAAAGTCTGACAAAGGTTATTCTTATCCAGAATGTTGTTGTTGGGTTGTTGGGTCCAGACTCAACAGATCCAAGATACCAAGCCAGATAAACGACTCTCATTCCTGTCCTGCGTAATAGTTACAGGCCTTATCCTTACATTAGTGATGTTTAGTTCACAAACAAGCCTAAGAGCCAGTTCTTTTGTATGAAGGGTGGGAACTGTTCTCTATTTGTGAGCCGATAcccccatttttgttgct
This genomic stretch from Cheilinus undulatus linkage group 22, ASM1832078v1, whole genome shotgun sequence harbors:
- the LOC121504886 gene encoding interleukin-13 receptor subunit alpha-1-like, encoding MTFKVEFITFLACAAMPLLLHIKADCPPPPTRLKHEWLDPFTINVSWEKPSGLRDGREINYKYSQIRNGEYKSVAGTKLTHFTDICLTEEPDSDSWTYSVWTDGSQTCNSSNESTRVNKTFTNHKPRAKVVKDFKCIISGNESECSWIPVNPSLTLKLSYRLCGRFEERLKGLKKCTHFNSSGTRMGCRLKVDATENDICVLVETDAGMSTFKAALQIPSPPMSIREEENELILTWKHPGIGKDCEWKYEVCYKRCNKARECESYNINKERSIKMPYDESCRYEFQSSVKTGDNCKRISSDLSEVVIYDQKKLPDVTLTVVAIVIPIILSVCVFLSCYCFRRHSAIIFPNIPDPSAIFKEMMMNGNKEIKASGSLYTPVPEPIEPCRISPVTETSALQPSI